One genomic region from Nymphaea colorata isolate Beijing-Zhang1983 chromosome 12, ASM883128v2, whole genome shotgun sequence encodes:
- the LOC116265387 gene encoding ATP-dependent zinc metalloprotease FTSH 2, chloroplastic, translated as MAAPSACLASVSLSSCNNKLSKSFYGKQFAPCYGLPSLRVIPRSICVKATLEQRHHNGRRKFLKFLAGNAGVGLSSFLGAKSAKADEQGVSSSRMSYSRFLEYLDKDRVQRVDLFESGTIAIVEAISPELGNRVQRVRVQLPGLSQELLQKLKEKNIDFAAHNAQEDSGSLLFNLIGNLAFPLILIGGLFLLSRRSSGGMGGPGGPGFPLAFGQSRAKFQMEPNTGVTFDDVAGVDEAKQDFVEVVEFLKKPERFTAVGARIPKGVLLIGPPGTGKTLLAKAIAGEAGVPFFSISGSEFVEMFVGIGASRVRDLFKKAKENAPCIVFVDEIDAVGRQRGTGIGGGNDEREQTLNQLLTEMDGFEGNTGIIVIAATNRADILDSALLRPGRFDRQVTVDVPDVRGRTEILKVHANNKKFDSDVSLDVVAMRTPGFSGADLANLLNEAAILAGRRGKMAISSKEIDDSIDRIVAGMEGTVMTDGKSKSLVAYHEVGHAICGTLTPGHDAVQKVTLVPRGQARGLTWFIPADDPTLISKQQLFARIVGGLGGRAAEEVIFGDAEVTTGAAGDLQQITGLAKQMVTTFGMSEIGPWSLMDSSAQSADVIMRMMARNSMSEKLAEDIDAAVKRISDSAYEVALRHIRNNREAIDKIVEVLLEKETLTGDEFRAILSEFVEIPAENRVPPSVPTTVAA; from the exons ATGGCTGCCCCGTCAGCTTGTCTAGCTTCAGTCAGCCTGTCTTCTTGCAATAACAAGCTCTCCAAATCATTTTATGGTAAACAATTTGCCCCTTGTTATGGACTTCCATCTTTGAGAGTAATTCCGAGATCAATCTGTGTTAAAGCAACATTGGAGCAGAGACACCacaatggaagaagaaaattctTGAAGTTTCTGGCTGGAAATGCTGGAGTTGGTTTATCATCATTTTTGGGTGCTAAAAGTGCCAAAGCCGATGAGCAAGGTGTATCATCCTCACGGATGTCATATTCAAGGTTCTTGGAGTACCTGGACAAGGATAGAGTGCAAAGAGTAGATCTCTTTGAGAGTGGAACTATTGCAATTGTGGAGGCAATTTCCCCTGAGTTGGGTAACCGGGTGCAACGGGTGAGAGTGCAGCTGCCTGGGCTCAGTCAAGAGCTGCTTCAGAAGCTCAAGGAAAAGAACATTGATTTTGCGGCTCACAACGCTCAGGAAGATTCAGGTTCTCTCTTGTTCAACCTGATTGGAAACCTGGCATTCCCTCTGATCTTGATTGGCGGTCTGTTTCTTCTGTCAAGGAGGTCTTCTGGAGGAATGGGTGGGCCTGGAGGTCCTGGTTTTCCCCTTGCTTTTGGCCAGTCAAGGGCTAAATTTCAAATGGAACCAAACACTGGTGTTACGTTTGATGATGTGGCTGGCGTTGATGAAGCAAAGCAGGATTTTGTTGAGGTGGTTGAATTTCTGAAGAAACCAGAAAGATTTACCGCAGTTGGGGCACGTATCCCTAAAGGTGTTCTTCTTATTGGTCCACCAGGAACAGGGAAAACTTTATTGGCCAAGGCAATTGCTGGTGAAGCAGGTGTCCcattcttttccatttctgGATCAGAGTTTGTAGAGATGTTTGTGGGTATAGGTGCTTCACGAGTACGTGACCTtttcaagaaagccaaggaaaATGCTCCATGCATTGTCTTTGTGGATGAAATTGATGCTGTTGGTAGGCAGAGAGGAACAGGAATTGGAGGGGGTAATGACGAGAGAGAGCAGACACTCAATCAACTTTTGACTGAAATGGATGGTTTTGAAGGAAACACGGGTATTATTGTTATTGCTGCAACTAACCGTGCTGATATTCTTGACTCTGCTCTGCTGCGGCCAGGGCGTTTTGACAGACAG GTGACTGTAGATGTTCCTGACGTACGTGGAAGGACAGAGATATTGAAAGTGCATgctaacaacaaaaaatttgattcGGATGTTTCTCTTGATGTGGTCGCCATGAGAACACCTGGATTTAGTGGGGCTGACCTTGCAAACCTGTTGAATGAGGCAGCTATACTAGCTGGCCGGCGTGGGAAGATGGCTATTTCTTCGAAGGAGATTGATGATTCAATAGATAGGATTGTTGCTGGAATGGAAGGAACAGTGATGACAGATGGAAAAAGCAAGAGTCTTGTGGCATACCATGAAGTTGGCCATGCAATTTGTGG TACTTTGACTCCAGGACATGATGCCGTTCAAAAGGTCACCTTAGTTCCAAGGGGTCAAGCTCGTGGGCTTACTTGGTTCATACCTGCCGATGATCCAACCTTGATATCTAAGCAGCAACTTTTCGCGAGAATTGTTGGTGGCCTTGGTGGCAGAGCTGCTGAGGAAGTAATTTTTGGTGATGCAGAGGTCACAACTGGTGCTGCTGGAGATTTGCAGCAGATCACTGGTCTAGCCAAACAG ATGGTAACTACATTCGGGATGTCTGAGATTGGCCCATGGTCTCTTATGGACTCCTCTGCACAAAGTGCTGATGTTATCATGAGAATGATGGCAAGAAATTCAATGTCAGAAAAACTTGCAGAAGACATAGATGCAGCTGTTAAAAGGATCTCTGATAGTGCATATGAAGTGGCACTACGTCACATTCGGAACAACCGCGAAGCAATTGATAAAATCGTAGAAGTGCTTCTTGAGAAGGAGACGCTTACTGGTGATGAGTTCAGGGCCATTCTCTCCGAGTTTGTTGAAATCCCTGCAGAGAATCGGGTGCCTCCATCTGTACCAACTACTGTTGCTGCATAA